In a genomic window of Candidatus Binatia bacterium:
- a CDS encoding ribonuclease J, with product MAAPVRIIPLGGLGEIGLNMMLIECEGAALAIDCGVLFPERPGLGIDLLLPDVTYLRERPGLLRGVVLTHGHEDHIGALPRLLGEMPVPVFGPRLATALVNEKLRRNKIDAPLETVTPGTHFALGPFTIEPIHMTHSIVDSCALAIGTPQGTIIHTGDFKLDPRPLDGRAADVERLAEWGRRGVLALMSDSTNVEHEGVCGSESDVGPHLTELVRTTEGRVLVTTFASHVHRIQQVLDASEACGRRVTIAGRGFEDSTRLASELGYLKLPRGGLISLEDALRLPPRDVTVLISGSQGEPTSALSRLSDGQYKQLTITPGDAVILSSRIIPGNERSVHALLNRLAKRGAIIHTGERAHVHVSGHAYREELRTMIQLVRPQHFIPVHGEYRQLDEHRRLAAEMGIPLDRCHLLEDGDVLELDEHGARRGERVVAGRVLVDGTGEGEVGPEVLRDRRHLSEDGFVVAVIAIHQQTGEVTSGPELITRGVLGEGESPEVLDDAKSAVLEKLREITPESRADLVEVEEEVRRVLKRYFSRTRGRRPLIVPHIFEM from the coding sequence ATGGCGGCTCCGGTGCGCATCATTCCGCTCGGCGGCCTCGGCGAGATCGGCCTCAACATGATGCTGATCGAGTGCGAGGGGGCGGCGCTCGCGATCGACTGCGGCGTGCTGTTTCCCGAGCGCCCCGGCCTGGGCATCGATCTGCTGCTGCCCGACGTGACCTACCTGCGCGAGCGTCCCGGGCTCTTGCGCGGCGTCGTGCTGACGCACGGCCACGAGGACCACATCGGCGCGCTGCCGCGGCTGCTCGGCGAGATGCCGGTGCCGGTGTTCGGACCGCGCCTCGCGACCGCGCTGGTCAACGAGAAGCTGCGGCGCAACAAGATCGACGCCCCGCTCGAGACGGTCACGCCGGGCACGCACTTCGCGCTCGGCCCGTTCACCATCGAGCCGATCCACATGACGCACTCGATCGTCGACTCCTGCGCGCTCGCGATCGGCACGCCGCAGGGGACGATCATCCACACCGGCGACTTCAAGCTCGACCCGCGTCCGCTCGACGGCCGCGCGGCCGACGTCGAGCGTCTCGCCGAGTGGGGACGGCGCGGCGTGCTGGCGCTGATGTCGGACTCGACCAACGTCGAGCACGAGGGCGTCTGCGGCTCGGAGAGCGACGTCGGCCCGCACCTGACCGAGCTCGTGCGCACCACCGAGGGGCGCGTGCTGGTGACGACCTTCGCCTCGCACGTGCACCGCATCCAGCAGGTGCTCGACGCGAGCGAGGCGTGCGGCCGTCGCGTGACCATCGCCGGCCGCGGCTTCGAGGACTCGACGCGTCTCGCGAGCGAGCTCGGCTACCTGAAGCTGCCCAGGGGCGGGCTGATCTCGCTCGAGGACGCGCTGCGCCTGCCGCCGCGCGACGTGACCGTGCTGATCTCGGGCTCGCAGGGCGAGCCGACCTCGGCGCTGTCGCGGCTCTCGGACGGGCAGTACAAGCAGCTCACCATCACGCCGGGTGACGCGGTGATCCTGTCGTCGCGCATCATCCCGGGCAACGAGCGCTCGGTGCACGCGCTGCTCAACCGGCTCGCAAAGCGCGGCGCGATCATCCACACCGGCGAGCGCGCGCACGTCCACGTCTCGGGCCACGCCTACCGGGAGGAGCTGCGCACGATGATCCAGCTCGTGCGCCCGCAGCACTTCATCCCCGTGCACGGCGAGTACCGCCAGCTCGACGAGCACCGCCGGCTCGCCGCCGAGATGGGCATCCCGCTCGACCGCTGCCACCTGCTCGAGGACGGCGACGTCCTCGAGCTCGACGAGCACGGCGCCCGCCGGGGCGAGCGCGTGGTCGCCGGCCGGGTGCTGGTCGACGGTACGGGCGAGGGCGAGGTCGGCCCCGAGGTCCTGCGCGACCGGCGCCACCTCTCCGAGGACGGCTTCGTGGTCGCGGTGATCGCGATCCACCAGCAGACGGGCGAGGTGACCTCGGGTCCGGAGCTCATCACCCGCGGCGTGCTCGGCGAGGGCGAGAGCCCCGAGGTGCTCGACGACGCCAAGAGCGCGGTGCTAGAGAAGCTGCGCGAAATCACGCCCGAATCGCGGGCGGATCTGGTCGAGGTGGAGGAAGAGGTGCGACGGGTGCTGAAGCGCTACTTCTCGCGCACCCGCGGCCGCAGGCCGCTGATCGTGCCGCACATCTTCGAGATGTAG
- the ssb gene encoding single-stranded DNA-binding protein produces the protein MSVNKAIIVGRLGSDPELRFVPSGRAVANFNVATDTVWKDRDGNRQKQTEWHRIVVWGPQAETCSKYLSKGREVYVEGEIRTRSYDDKDGNKRYVTEIIARDVRFLGGGAGRRDDIPDMEPPGGFGGPDPGEDDVPF, from the coding sequence ATGTCTGTGAACAAGGCGATCATCGTCGGCCGGCTTGGCAGCGATCCAGAGCTGCGCTTCGTTCCGAGCGGACGCGCCGTGGCGAACTTCAACGTCGCCACCGACACCGTCTGGAAGGACCGCGATGGCAACCGCCAGAAGCAGACCGAGTGGCATCGCATCGTGGTGTGGGGACCGCAGGCCGAGACCTGCTCGAAGTACCTTTCCAAGGGGCGCGAGGTGTACGTCGAGGGCGAGATCCGCACGCGCTCCTACGACGACAAGGACGGCAACAAGCGCTACGTCACCGAGATCATCGCGCGCGACGTGCGCTTCCTGGGCGGTGGCGCCGGCCGCCGCGACGACATCCCCGACATGGAGCCGCCGGGCGGCTTCGGCGGCCCGGACCCGGGCGAGGACGACGTTCCGTTCTGA
- the radC gene encoding DNA repair protein RadC, producing the protein MTSDDRPRERLERVGIEALSDLELLALLLRTGNRGASALVLAQRLRARYPRLADLAAASVHELAAIDGIGAARAASICAAIALGRRADHPELGRGDKIGGSEDVFRHFRGRLCGLAQERFYVLMLDGKGRLRRELRVSEGTLTASLVHPREVFRAAIREAAAAVILVHNHPSGDPTPSPEDVALTSRLVAAGDLVGVKVLDHVIVGNGRYTSFVDSGRL; encoded by the coding sequence ATGACGTCCGACGATCGGCCGCGCGAGCGGCTCGAGCGTGTGGGGATCGAGGCGCTGTCCGACCTCGAGCTGCTCGCGCTGCTGCTGCGCACCGGCAACCGCGGCGCGAGCGCGCTCGTCCTCGCGCAGCGGCTGCGCGCCCGCTACCCGCGGCTCGCCGATCTGGCGGCGGCGAGCGTGCACGAGCTCGCCGCGATCGACGGCATCGGCGCGGCGCGCGCGGCGTCGATCTGCGCGGCGATCGCGCTCGGGCGCCGCGCCGACCATCCCGAGCTCGGACGCGGCGACAAGATCGGCGGCAGCGAGGACGTCTTCCGCCACTTCCGCGGGCGGCTGTGCGGGCTCGCCCAGGAGCGCTTCTACGTTCTCATGCTCGACGGCAAGGGACGCCTGCGGCGCGAGCTGCGTGTCTCGGAGGGCACGCTCACGGCGAGCCTCGTCCACCCGCGCGAGGTCTTTCGCGCCGCGATCCGCGAGGCGGCGGCCGCGGTGATCCTCGTGCACAACCACCCGAGCGGCGACCCGACGCCGTCGCCGGAGGACGTGGCGCTGACCTCGCGGCTCGTCGCCGCCGGCGACCTGGTCGGCGTCAAGGTGCTCGACCACGTCATCGTCGGCAACGGACGCTACACGAGCTTCGTCGACAGCGGGCGGTTGTGA
- a CDS encoding glycosyltransferase family 4 protein: MTAHAGRLATERLDVLAIAPLPFTSDGVTTFQFGASTFHAALLPALARRGHRVRVLAEAPPAEPTSEANRHDLVWDVPNLVVHGFAAEYRSAATPPPRDWRERARRTLAPRFAAAIAERRPDVVLLGREQLAWYVPELCRAGGVPCVLGLHGQPTHGFADGGYPEDARSELLAHMASADARVAVAHHLRATLARFGLDCAVVPNAVDEERFRPRPKPEPLLAKLRIPSDAPVVGHVSSLKPGKRPGDLIASAARVVRHVPDAIFLIVGDGPHRAALEDDVRARGLERAFRFAGAVDFRAMPDVLALCDVVVMPSEREGASLVYLEAHAAERALVASDIPAAREVVRDGETGLLFPTGDVDALAERTLALLRDPDLRRRIAAAGRKAAEARPFANMVDGWESALATTAARARGA, from the coding sequence ATGACGGCGCATGCAGGACGTCTCGCGACCGAGCGTCTCGACGTCCTCGCGATCGCGCCGCTGCCGTTCACCTCGGACGGCGTCACGACGTTTCAGTTCGGCGCCTCGACGTTTCACGCGGCGCTGCTGCCGGCGCTCGCGCGACGCGGCCACCGCGTGCGCGTCCTCGCCGAGGCTCCGCCCGCCGAGCCGACGAGCGAAGCGAACCGCCACGACCTCGTCTGGGACGTCCCGAACCTCGTCGTGCACGGCTTCGCCGCCGAGTACCGCTCCGCCGCCACACCGCCGCCGCGCGACTGGCGCGAGCGCGCGCGCCGCACGCTCGCGCCACGATTCGCCGCCGCAATCGCGGAGCGCCGTCCCGACGTCGTGCTGCTCGGGCGCGAGCAACTCGCCTGGTACGTGCCCGAGCTCTGTCGCGCGGGGGGCGTGCCGTGCGTCCTCGGCCTGCACGGCCAGCCGACGCACGGCTTCGCCGATGGCGGCTACCCGGAAGACGCGCGCAGCGAGCTCCTCGCGCACATGGCCTCCGCCGACGCGCGGGTCGCGGTCGCGCACCACCTGCGCGCGACGCTCGCCCGCTTCGGCCTCGACTGCGCGGTCGTGCCGAACGCGGTCGACGAGGAGCGCTTCCGCCCTCGTCCGAAGCCGGAGCCGCTGCTCGCGAAGCTGCGCATTCCCTCCGACGCGCCGGTGGTCGGGCACGTCTCGAGCCTCAAGCCCGGCAAGCGTCCGGGTGATCTGATCGCATCGGCGGCGCGCGTCGTGCGCCACGTGCCCGACGCGATCTTCCTGATCGTCGGCGACGGTCCGCACCGCGCGGCGCTCGAGGACGACGTCCGCGCGCGCGGCCTCGAGCGCGCCTTCCGCTTCGCGGGCGCGGTCGACTTCCGCGCCATGCCGGACGTGCTCGCGCTGTGCGACGTCGTCGTCATGCCGTCCGAGCGCGAGGGAGCGTCGCTGGTCTACCTCGAAGCGCACGCCGCGGAACGCGCTCTCGTCGCGAGCGACATTCCGGCCGCGCGCGAGGTCGTGCGCGACGGCGAGACCGGGCTGCTGTTCCCGACGGGCGACGTCGACGCGCTCGCCGAGCGAACGCTCGCCCTGCTGCGCGATCCCGACCTGCGACGACGCATCGCGGCCGCGGGACGCAAGGCCGCCGAGGCGCGTCCGTTCGCGAACATGGTCGACGGCTGGGAGTCCGCGCTCGCGACCACCGCCGCGCGAGCGCGCGGTGCTTGA
- a CDS encoding coproporphyrinogen-III oxidase family protein, producing MTQHRISVGPADVARIREALGPTLRVAYEAVHVYPLSAPAFRPAAGAERTRPDAPSLRLYVHVPFCNYGCSFCFYAKKIGASRAQMERYVRALVRELEWITPGAYLTQLYVGGGTPTALPPDLLDEVLAALFARTRREGAEAHTVESSPESVLPQHLDVLRRHGIDRISLGIQSMDPLVLDAIHRRHSREQALDAVDMLVASGLITGADFIYGLPAQTEASFRRDLEDVAARGVDALTLYNLRLNEMTPLAATMGELERLDLERLVRWRAFVHEVTSELGFVQTRWHTFNRETSERARRYDRAPCVDGFGAGHQLGVGVSAVSHLGDTVYRNEETLGAYVERMESGASPVSGVFPLDVEDRKTLFIVRSLGDGRPLDRARYADLFGVAFDDEYGEVLARLRNAGLLDESGDLLALSDLGKLVYDLVTLAFYPRSARAWLLERQSRDRARTVAASA from the coding sequence ATGACGCAGCACCGCATCTCCGTCGGCCCCGCCGACGTCGCCCGTATCCGTGAGGCGCTCGGCCCGACGTTGCGCGTCGCGTACGAGGCGGTGCACGTCTACCCGCTGTCGGCGCCGGCGTTCCGACCGGCAGCCGGCGCCGAGCGCACGCGTCCCGACGCGCCGTCGCTGCGACTCTACGTCCATGTGCCGTTCTGCAACTACGGCTGCTCCTTCTGCTTCTACGCGAAGAAGATCGGGGCGAGCCGCGCGCAGATGGAGCGCTACGTCCGCGCGCTGGTGCGCGAGCTCGAGTGGATCACGCCGGGCGCGTACTTGACGCAGCTCTACGTCGGCGGCGGCACGCCGACCGCCTTGCCGCCCGACCTGCTCGACGAGGTGCTCGCCGCGCTGTTCGCGCGCACGCGACGCGAGGGCGCCGAGGCGCACACGGTCGAGTCGTCGCCCGAGTCGGTCCTGCCGCAGCACCTCGACGTGCTGCGCCGTCACGGCATCGACCGCATCAGCCTCGGCATCCAGAGCATGGACCCGCTCGTGCTCGACGCGATCCACCGCCGCCACTCGCGCGAGCAAGCGCTCGACGCCGTCGACATGCTGGTCGCGAGCGGGCTGATCACCGGCGCCGACTTCATCTACGGGCTGCCGGCGCAGACCGAAGCGAGCTTCCGTCGCGACCTCGAGGACGTCGCGGCGCGCGGCGTCGACGCGCTGACCCTCTACAACCTGCGCCTCAACGAGATGACGCCGCTCGCGGCGACGATGGGCGAGCTCGAGCGCCTCGACCTCGAGCGCCTCGTGCGCTGGCGCGCGTTCGTGCACGAGGTGACCTCCGAGCTCGGCTTCGTGCAGACGCGCTGGCACACGTTCAATCGCGAGACGAGCGAGCGCGCCAGGCGCTACGACCGCGCGCCGTGCGTCGACGGCTTCGGCGCGGGGCACCAGCTCGGCGTCGGCGTCAGCGCCGTGTCGCACCTCGGCGACACCGTGTACCGCAACGAGGAGACGCTCGGCGCGTACGTCGAGCGCATGGAGAGCGGCGCGAGCCCGGTGTCGGGCGTGTTCCCGCTCGACGTCGAGGACCGCAAGACGCTCTTCATCGTGCGCTCGCTCGGCGACGGACGCCCGCTCGACCGCGCGCGCTACGCAGACCTGTTCGGCGTCGCGTTCGACGACGAGTACGGCGAGGTCCTCGCCCGCCTGCGCAACGCGGGCCTGCTCGACGAGAGCGGCGACCTGCTCGCGCTGAGCGACCTCGGCAAGCTCGTCTACGACCTCGTGACGCTCGCCTTCTACCCGCGCTCGGCGCGCGCGTGGCTCCTCGAGCGGCAGTCGCGCGACCGCGCGCGCACGGTCGCCGCGAGCGCCTGA
- a CDS encoding class I SAM-dependent rRNA methyltransferase, which translates to MDGVVKLKPGKEGPARAGHPWIFSGAIADVSGEARAGSFVRVLASSGQVLGVGTYNPRGSIAVRLLARDDVEIDPALVQRRIRDAYALRRAVGAEHDTAYRLVHGEGDWLPGVVADVYGKWVVVQILNAGAERLRPAVLAAINELLEPDGIFERSSGGARREEGLSDRVEVASGEPPPERIEIREGGARYLVDVRGGQKTGFYLDQRVNRALVARLADGLDVLNCFAYTGAFAVAAARGGAKRVVSVETSGPALALARDNWALNGLEEERAEWVSKDVFDVLTSLADAPKEKRFDLVVLDPPPFARHRADREKAVRAYRDLNRRALRALRPGGLLVTCSCSAHVGRELFAHAVATAAQPHMRLQVLAQLGAAPDHPVLAAHPEGEYLNGLLVRLAA; encoded by the coding sequence ATGGACGGCGTCGTCAAGCTCAAGCCCGGCAAGGAAGGCCCGGCCCGCGCCGGCCACCCGTGGATCTTCTCCGGGGCGATCGCCGACGTGAGCGGCGAGGCGCGCGCCGGATCGTTCGTCCGCGTGCTCGCGTCGTCGGGACAGGTGCTCGGCGTCGGCACGTACAACCCGCGCGGCTCGATCGCCGTGCGGCTGCTCGCGCGCGACGACGTCGAGATCGATCCCGCGCTCGTCCAGCGCCGCATCCGCGACGCCTACGCGCTGCGCCGCGCGGTCGGCGCGGAGCACGACACCGCGTACCGCCTGGTGCACGGCGAGGGCGACTGGCTGCCCGGCGTGGTCGCCGACGTCTACGGCAAGTGGGTCGTCGTGCAGATCCTGAACGCCGGCGCCGAGCGTCTGCGTCCTGCGGTGCTGGCGGCGATCAACGAGCTGCTCGAGCCCGACGGGATCTTCGAGCGCAGCTCCGGCGGCGCGCGGCGCGAGGAAGGGCTCTCGGACCGCGTCGAGGTCGCGTCCGGCGAGCCGCCGCCCGAGCGCATCGAGATCCGCGAGGGTGGGGCGCGCTACCTGGTCGACGTGCGCGGCGGACAGAAGACGGGCTTCTACCTCGACCAGCGCGTCAATCGCGCGCTCGTCGCACGGCTCGCCGACGGGCTCGACGTGCTGAACTGCTTCGCCTACACGGGCGCGTTCGCGGTCGCCGCGGCGCGCGGCGGCGCCAAGCGCGTGGTCTCGGTCGAGACCTCGGGACCCGCGCTCGCGCTCGCGCGCGACAACTGGGCGCTGAACGGCCTCGAGGAAGAGCGCGCCGAGTGGGTCTCGAAGGACGTCTTCGACGTCCTCACCTCGCTCGCCGACGCGCCCAAGGAGAAGCGCTTCGACTTGGTCGTCCTGGACCCGCCGCCGTTCGCGCGCCATCGCGCCGACCGCGAGAAGGCGGTACGCGCGTACCGCGATCTCAACCGACGCGCGCTACGCGCGCTGCGGCCGGGCGGTCTGCTGGTCACGTGCTCGTGCTCGGCGCACGTCGGACGCGAGCTCTTCGCGCACGCGGTCGCGACCGCGGCGCAGCCGCACATGCGGCTGCAGGTTCTCGCCCAGCTCGGCGCGGCGCCCGACCATCCGGTGCTGGCGGCGCACCCGGAGGGCGAGTACCTGAACGGCCTGCTGGTGCGGCTGGCGGCTTGA
- the moaC gene encoding cyclic pyranopterin monophosphate synthase MoaC, which translates to MSDSDRERESTRLTHVDESGRARMVDVGDKEVTLRVAVARGAVRMRPDTAARIAANTIEKGDVLATARLAGVMAAKRTGELIPLCHPLPLDWADVRLDVDPAAGVVRIEGEARIRARTGVEMEALTAVSVAALTIYDMCKAIDRAMVIEDVCLVRKSGGRSGDWVRQD; encoded by the coding sequence ATGTCCGACTCCGACCGCGAGCGCGAGAGCACGAGGTTGACGCACGTCGACGAGAGCGGCCGCGCGCGCATGGTCGACGTCGGCGACAAGGAGGTCACGCTGCGCGTCGCGGTCGCGCGCGGCGCGGTCCGCATGCGCCCCGACACCGCGGCGCGCATCGCGGCGAACACCATCGAGAAGGGCGACGTGCTCGCGACCGCGCGCCTCGCGGGCGTCATGGCGGCGAAGCGCACCGGCGAGCTGATCCCGCTCTGCCATCCGCTGCCGCTCGACTGGGCCGACGTCCGCCTCGACGTCGATCCCGCGGCGGGCGTCGTGCGGATCGAGGGCGAGGCGCGCATCCGCGCGCGCACCGGCGTCGAGATGGAGGCGCTCACCGCGGTGAGCGTCGCCGCGCTGACGATCTACGACATGTGCAAGGCGATCGATCGTGCCATGGTGATCGAGGACGTGTGTCTGGTGCGAAAGAGCGGCGGCCGTAGCGGCGACTGGGTGCGTCAGGACTGA
- a CDS encoding acyl-CoA dehydrogenase family protein: MPASRTDYYAVEDLLTPEERAVRDTVRRFVDEEYLPLARKHFAEATFPTELTPRLAELGCFGPTVPTEYGGAGLGSVAYGIMAQELERGDSGLRSFASVQSSLVMYPILTFGSEEQKRHWLPRMARGEAIGCFGLTEPDYGSNPGGMITRASRRDGGFVLNGTKRWITNGSIADVAVVWAKLREDEADPRTEVIRGFLVEKERPGFSRPLMHGKWSLRASITSELILEDCWIPEENLLPESRGLKSPLMCLTQARYGIAWGAVGAAIACYECALDYAKSRVVFSRPIGGYQLVQAKLVDMLTEITKAQLLCWRLGRLKEAGEMRHEQVSLAKMNNVSQALRIARLARDILGANGITDDYPVIRHMLNLETVNTYEGTEDVHRLTLGRDITGLSAFD; encoded by the coding sequence ATGCCGGCGTCACGAACCGATTACTACGCGGTCGAGGATCTCCTCACCCCCGAAGAGCGCGCCGTCCGCGACACCGTGCGGCGCTTCGTCGACGAGGAGTACCTGCCGCTCGCGCGCAAGCACTTCGCCGAAGCGACCTTCCCGACCGAGCTGACCCCGCGCCTCGCGGAGCTCGGCTGCTTCGGGCCGACCGTCCCGACCGAGTACGGCGGCGCCGGTCTCGGCAGCGTCGCGTACGGGATCATGGCGCAGGAGCTCGAGCGCGGCGACTCCGGCCTGCGCTCGTTCGCGAGCGTGCAGTCCTCGCTCGTGATGTACCCGATCCTGACCTTCGGCTCCGAGGAGCAGAAGCGTCACTGGCTGCCGCGCATGGCGCGCGGCGAGGCGATCGGCTGCTTCGGCCTCACCGAGCCCGACTACGGCTCGAACCCCGGCGGCATGATCACCCGCGCGAGCCGTCGCGACGGCGGCTTCGTGCTCAACGGCACCAAGCGCTGGATCACCAACGGCAGCATCGCCGACGTCGCGGTGGTGTGGGCGAAGCTGCGCGAGGACGAGGCGGATCCGCGCACCGAGGTGATCCGCGGCTTCCTCGTCGAGAAGGAGCGCCCAGGCTTCTCGCGACCGCTGATGCACGGCAAGTGGAGCCTGCGCGCGTCGATCACCTCCGAGCTGATCCTCGAGGACTGCTGGATTCCGGAGGAGAACCTGCTGCCCGAGTCGCGCGGCCTGAAGTCGCCGCTCATGTGCTTGACGCAGGCGCGCTACGGCATCGCCTGGGGCGCGGTCGGCGCCGCGATCGCCTGCTACGAGTGCGCGCTCGACTACGCGAAGTCGCGCGTCGTGTTCTCGCGCCCGATCGGCGGCTACCAGCTCGTGCAGGCGAAGCTGGTCGACATGCTGACGGAGATCACCAAGGCGCAGCTCCTGTGCTGGCGGCTCGGACGCCTCAAGGAGGCCGGCGAGATGCGGCACGAGCAGGTGTCGCTCGCGAAGATGAACAACGTCTCGCAGGCGCTGCGCATCGCGCGCCTCGCCCGCGACATCCTCGGCGCGAACGGCATCACCGACGACTACCCGGTGATCCGCCACATGCTGAACCTCGAGACCGTCAACACCTACGAGGGCACCGAGGACGTCCACCGGCTGACGCTCGGGCGCGACATCACGGGGCTGTCCGCGTTCGACTGA
- a CDS encoding lytic murein transglycosylase, with translation MLDELGGGSRARRALGAIGWLLLATLGGSCVSAVKESNAAPPERRAASASYDHRGWGYLIEKLVADGVDRRRVERTFADPRIEPFTGLDFGLRPREPKSLYSGFAKPSSVALARRCHAEHAATLAEAERIYGVPASVIAAIIHIESGCGRNTGSEVVLYRLARLAMANEPANLQRNIERHAFIGGSFDPEIAQLTRERAQYLEDTFYPEVLATFQLADRLDIDPLGIRGSGSGAFGMPQFLPRSYLSYGVDGNGDGRISLYDPDDAIHSCANYLASHGWRPGLSRAERRQVIWHYNRSDAYIDAVLQLSAHLDGAPVVQTAARKSPPKKPTKTAVARKPASKPTAKTKTAAKGKAPVKKASPKQPSKAKTRTAQAAN, from the coding sequence GTGCTGGACGAGCTGGGTGGAGGTAGTCGTGCTCGTCGTGCGCTCGGCGCGATCGGGTGGTTGCTCCTGGCGACGCTCGGCGGGTCGTGCGTCTCGGCGGTCAAGGAGTCGAACGCCGCGCCGCCGGAGCGTCGAGCGGCGTCGGCGTCCTACGACCATCGCGGCTGGGGCTATCTGATCGAGAAGCTGGTCGCGGACGGCGTCGACCGCAGACGGGTCGAGCGCACGTTCGCCGATCCGCGCATCGAGCCGTTCACCGGCCTCGACTTCGGTCTGCGCCCGCGCGAGCCGAAGTCGCTCTACAGCGGCTTCGCCAAGCCCTCGAGCGTCGCGCTGGCGCGACGCTGCCACGCGGAGCACGCCGCGACGCTGGCCGAGGCCGAGCGCATCTACGGCGTGCCTGCGAGCGTGATCGCCGCGATCATCCACATCGAGTCGGGCTGTGGGCGCAACACGGGCTCGGAGGTCGTGCTCTACCGCCTCGCGCGGCTCGCGATGGCGAACGAGCCCGCGAACCTGCAGCGCAACATCGAGCGCCACGCGTTCATCGGCGGCTCGTTCGATCCGGAGATCGCGCAGCTCACGCGCGAGCGGGCGCAGTACCTCGAGGACACCTTCTACCCCGAGGTGCTCGCGACCTTTCAGCTCGCCGACCGGCTCGACATCGACCCGCTCGGCATCCGCGGCTCGGGCTCGGGCGCCTTCGGCATGCCGCAGTTCCTGCCGCGCAGCTACCTGAGCTACGGCGTCGACGGCAACGGCGACGGCCGCATCAGCCTCTACGACCCCGACGACGCGATCCACTCGTGCGCCAACTACCTGGCCTCGCACGGCTGGCGTCCGGGGCTGAGCCGCGCCGAGCGCCGCCAGGTCATCTGGCACTACAACCGCTCCGACGCCTACATCGACGCGGTGCTCCAGCTCTCCGCCCACCTCGACGGCGCGCCCGTCGTGCAGACCGCCGCCCGGAAGAGCCCGCCCAAGAAGCCGACGAAGACGGCCGTCGCGCGCAAGCCCGCGAGCAAGCCGACCGCGAAGACCAAGACGGCAGCGAAGGGCAAGGCGCCGGTCAAGAAGGCCTCCCCCAAGCAGCCGAGCAAGGCCAAGACCCGCACCGCGCAAGCCGCAAATTGA
- the cysC gene encoding adenylyl-sulfate kinase, which produces MTERKATNIVWHAGNVNRADREKINGHKGCTVWFTGLSGSGKSTIAVAVEKALWDRGVRAYILDGDNIRHGLNSNLGFSPEDRTENIRRIGEVAKLFTDAGIVTLTAFISPYRADRDKVRNIMGPGDFIEVYVDCPLEECEKRDVKGLYAKARAGQIKEFTGISAPYEAPENPELVLRTAEMTEQQSCDTVMRYLEEKGYIPRA; this is translated from the coding sequence ATGACCGAGCGCAAGGCCACCAACATCGTCTGGCATGCGGGCAACGTGAACCGCGCAGACCGTGAGAAGATCAACGGCCACAAGGGCTGCACGGTGTGGTTCACCGGGCTCTCGGGCTCGGGGAAGTCGACGATCGCGGTGGCCGTGGAGAAGGCGCTCTGGGACCGCGGCGTGCGCGCCTACATCCTCGACGGCGACAACATCCGCCACGGCCTCAACAGCAACCTCGGCTTCTCGCCGGAGGACCGCACCGAGAACATCCGCCGCATCGGCGAGGTCGCGAAGCTGTTCACCGACGCCGGCATCGTGACGCTGACGGCGTTCATCTCGCCCTACCGCGCCGACCGCGACAAGGTGCGCAACATCATGGGCCCGGGCGACTTCATCGAGGTCTACGTCGACTGCCCGCTCGAGGAGTGCGAGAAGCGCGACGTCAAGGGGCTCTACGCCAAGGCGCGCGCCGGGCAGATCAAGGAGTTCACCGGCATCTCGGCGCCGTACGAGGCGCCGGAGAATCCGGAGCTCGTGCTGCGCACCGCCGAGATGACCGAGCAGCAGAGCTGCGACACCGTCATGCGCTACCTCGAGGAGAAGGGGTACATCCCGCGCGCGTGA
- a CDS encoding nitroreductase family protein: MIDIDRIGEDVPLLEGIRTACAIRRLKPDPVPPELIRKVCEAGTFAPSGGNRQPWCFIAVTDPERRAWFAERYRAVFMPYIQPAVEASKKPDYSPERRKVLMGAIHLAKHLHEAPVHLFVAGWTRRGQPQPQALFPAIQNILLACRAVGLGASLTNIHLTFREEVDRWLGLPENRPSIAMLPIGWPRVPYRRPVRRSVDECLYFERYDDTPSTGALDGNA; encoded by the coding sequence GTGATCGACATCGACCGCATCGGCGAGGACGTCCCGCTTCTCGAAGGCATCCGCACCGCGTGCGCGATCCGGCGCCTGAAGCCGGATCCCGTGCCGCCGGAGCTGATCCGCAAGGTGTGCGAGGCCGGGACCTTCGCGCCGAGCGGCGGCAACCGCCAGCCGTGGTGCTTCATCGCGGTCACCGACCCCGAGCGTCGCGCCTGGTTCGCCGAGCGCTACCGGGCCGTCTTCATGCCGTACATCCAGCCGGCGGTGGAGGCGTCGAAGAAGCCGGACTACTCGCCCGAGCGGCGCAAGGTGCTCATGGGCGCCATCCACCTCGCGAAGCACCTGCACGAGGCGCCGGTGCACCTCTTCGTCGCCGGCTGGACGCGGCGCGGGCAGCCGCAGCCGCAGGCGCTGTTTCCCGCAATCCAGAACATCCTGCTCGCCTGCCGCGCGGTCGGGCTCGGCGCGTCGCTGACCAACATCCACCTCACCTTCCGCGAGGAGGTCGACCGCTGGCTCGGGCTGCCGGAGAACCGCCCGAGCATCGCGATGCTGCCGATCGGCTGGCCGCGCGTCCCCTACCGCCGCCCGGTGCGCCGCAGCGTCGACGAGTGCCTCTACTTCGAGCGCTACGACGACACGCCGAGCACTGGCGCCCTTGACGGGAATGCTTAG